The Burkholderia sp. PAMC 26561 genome includes the window TGCCTTGAGGTTCAGCGGACTGGGTGTTCGCCGTACAGCCCGCTACCGACAAAACCGCTCCGAGCGCAAGCAACCCTCGCCTTACGCGGGCAGGCGACGTCCATGTGATGACGTGGGTCATGAGCGGGCGGTGGCTCAGGGTTTGACGAAGCGCAGCGTCATGCGATCCGATTCGCCGATCGCCGCAAAGCGTGCACGATCCACATCGCCGCCGCGATATGTCGGTGGCAGTGACCAGACGCCGTTCGGGTAATCCTTTGTGTCGCGGGGATTGTCGTTGATCGCGCTGCTTGCGACGAGCTTGAAACCGGCGGCTTGCGCATGCTGGATCACGTAGGCTTCGGTGAGGTAACCCGTATCGATCATCTGTTGCAGCGGCGTTCCCGGCTTGGCGCGATGCTCTTCCACACCAAGCACGCCCCCAGGTCTCAGCACTGAATAGAAAGCGCGCATGTTCGCGTCGATCTGGCCGTCTTCTATCCAGTTGTGGATATTGCGGAAGGTCAGCACGCGATCGACCTGCAACCCCGCAGGCAAGCCGACGAACTGTCCCGACTGCAACGTGCCGAACGGAACTCGGCCGTATATCGCCGGGTTCGATGCAAGCTTTTGTTCGAACGCGGCATTGCTCCGGGCTTCGGCTTCAGGCAACGAGCCCGCGCCAACGTATTCGGCCTCATACAAGGTGCCGCGATCCTTCAGATAAGGCCCGAGGATGTCCGTGTACCAGCCGCCGCCCGGGGCGATCTCCAGCACGCTTTGCGTTGGCGCAACACCGAAGAACTCCAGCGTCTCTTTAGGGTGCCGGTAGACATCGCGGGCTTGCGCTTTCTGGCCGCGGTAAGGCGCGGAGATGGCGGTATCGAGCGATGGGGAGGTCGATGTGGACGACGAGGCGCCGGGCATCGCGCAGGACGCCAACAGCCATGCTGCGGGCAGCGCGAGCAACAGGCGCCGGACGTTGGAGGGCAGTGGGAGTGTTTTCATGCGGGTCATTATCGGGGAAAGTCGGCGAACGCGCTGCGCGTGCCGGAACCGTCAATCGCCGCTCGGAATTTCGTGCGATCCTAAAGCAGGGTCCTGACGTGCCAAAGCTCCGGAAACAGAACCACGTCGAGCATCTTGCGCAAATAAGGTACGCCGCTCGTGCCGCCCGTGCCTTGCTTGAAACCGATGATTCGCTCGACCGTGGTCACATGACGGAAGCGCCATTGCCGGAAAGAATCTTCGAGATCGACCAGTTCTTCGGCCATCTCGTAGAGTTCCCAATGCTCACTCGGATTGCGATAGATCTCGAGCCACGCGGCTTCGACGCTCGCATCATGCGTGGTCGCCTGGGTCCAGTCGCGTTCGAGCCGTTCGGGCGCAATCGGAAAACCACGGCGTGCAAGCAAGCGGATGACTTCATCGTAGAAAGAGGGCGCATCGAGCGTCGCTTTCACTTCTGCAAATATCTCCGGCCTGTGCGCATGGGGCTTGAGCATCTGCGCGTTCTTGTTGCCGAGGAGGAACTCGATTTGCCGGTACTGATGCGACTGGAATCCCGACGATGCCCCCAGGTAAGGCCGCATGGCGGTGTATTCAGATGGCGTCATGGTCGCGAGCACGCTCCACGCCTGCACGAGCTGATCGAGTATTCGCGATACCCTCGCGAGCATCTTGAACGCCGGAGGAAGTTCATCGCGGCGCACGGCGGCAAGCGCCGCATGCAATTCATAGAGCGCGAGCTTCATCCAGAGCTCGCTCGTCTGATGCTGCACGATGAACAACATCTCGTTGTGATCCGGCGACAACGGATGTTGCGCCGAG containing:
- a CDS encoding class I SAM-dependent methyltransferase translates to MTRMKTLPLPSNVRRLLLALPAAWLLASCAMPGASSSTSTSPSLDTAISAPYRGQKAQARDVYRHPKETLEFFGVAPTQSVLEIAPGGGWYTDILGPYLKDRGTLYEAEYVGAGSLPEAEARSNAAFEQKLASNPAIYGRVPFGTLQSGQFVGLPAGLQVDRVLTFRNIHNWIEDGQIDANMRAFYSVLRPGGVLGVEEHRAKPGTPLQQMIDTGYLTEAYVIQHAQAAGFKLVASSAINDNPRDTKDYPNGVWSLPPTYRGGDVDRARFAAIGESDRMTLRFVKP
- the kynA gene encoding tryptophan 2,3-dioxygenase produces the protein MTQINENNDAGACPMGHGASVEKTEGWHDAQLDFAQSMSYGDYLSLGTLLSAQHPLSPDHNEMLFIVQHQTSELWMKLALYELHAALAAVRRDELPPAFKMLARVSRILDQLVQAWSVLATMTPSEYTAMRPYLGASSGFQSHQYRQIEFLLGNKNAQMLKPHAHRPEIFAEVKATLDAPSFYDEVIRLLARRGFPIAPERLERDWTQATTHDASVEAAWLEIYRNPSEHWELYEMAEELVDLEDSFRQWRFRHVTTVERIIGFKQGTGGTSGVPYLRKMLDVVLFPELWHVRTLL